The following are from one region of the Pirellulales bacterium genome:
- a CDS encoding HU family DNA-binding protein, with product MAKAPVKKPPTKTEVFASIAETTGLQKKDVASVFDALVDEISKALSKKGPQSFTLPGLCKIVVQHKPAQPAKKGVPNPFKPGELMDVAAKPAKNVVKVRALKKLKDMV from the coding sequence ATGGCCAAAGCTCCCGTTAAGAAGCCGCCGACCAAGACCGAAGTGTTCGCCAGCATTGCCGAGACGACCGGTCTGCAGAAGAAGGACGTCGCTTCGGTGTTCGACGCCCTGGTCGACGAGATCTCGAAGGCGCTCAGCAAGAAGGGCCCGCAGAGCTTCACGCTCCCCGGGCTGTGCAAGATCGTCGTGCAGCACAAGCCGGCCCAGCCGGCCAAGAAGGGCGTGCCGAACCCCTTCAAGCCGGGCGAGTTGATGGACGTCGCCGCCAAGCCGGCGAAGAACGTCGTCAAGGTTCGCGCCCTGAAGAAGCTGAAGGACATGGTGTAA
- a CDS encoding universal stress protein, giving the protein MKRFRNILVGVDLADGDRLVGDTLSAPSVQAVEQALWLARTSGAKVTLMYSLDVCARTQQMILENGGRDNIHALARGVLEDLVHSALDQGVDATSRVEFGPPCTELIQAVRDGQFDLVVIGTKQHWVVSQLLFGTTGLKLLRKCPCPVWVVKPNERREVTELLVAHDLSPVGELALELGASMSELYGAKLHVLHAVEPEVAAADESFAFTHPPGEGRTAVVRSRIVEELGDLHCAETTALTVVESDPAEAIVRYVNDHDVELLVLGSNARSGISGLISGNLAEQLLPGIRCSVMVVKSADLPAQLQDCD; this is encoded by the coding sequence ATGAAGCGATTCAGAAACATCCTCGTCGGCGTCGATCTGGCCGACGGCGACCGTCTTGTCGGCGATACCTTGTCCGCTCCGAGCGTGCAAGCAGTGGAGCAGGCCCTGTGGCTCGCCCGCACAAGCGGCGCCAAGGTCACCTTGATGTACTCCCTGGACGTCTGCGCCCGCACGCAGCAGATGATTCTCGAGAACGGCGGCCGCGACAACATCCACGCCCTGGCCCGCGGCGTGCTCGAAGATCTCGTCCATTCGGCCCTCGACCAAGGGGTCGACGCCACCTCTCGGGTCGAGTTCGGCCCACCCTGTACGGAGTTGATCCAAGCTGTCCGCGACGGACAGTTCGACCTTGTCGTCATCGGCACGAAACAACACTGGGTCGTATCGCAACTCCTGTTTGGCACGACGGGGCTGAAGCTCCTTCGCAAGTGTCCCTGCCCGGTGTGGGTCGTCAAACCCAACGAACGCCGGGAGGTGACGGAGTTGCTGGTGGCTCACGATCTTTCGCCGGTGGGCGAATTGGCGCTCGAACTCGGGGCCTCGATGTCGGAGCTGTATGGGGCGAAACTTCATGTGCTGCACGCCGTCGAGCCCGAGGTCGCGGCCGCGGACGAGTCGTTCGCGTTCACGCATCCGCCCGGCGAAGGCCGGACCGCCGTGGTTCGCTCGCGGATCGTCGAAGAATTGGGCGACTTGCACTGTGCAGAGACGACCGCGCTGACGGTCGTCGAGAGCGATCCCGCCGAAGCGATCGTCCGCTACGTCAACGACCACGACGTCGAACTGCTCGTGCTGGGGAGCAATGCCCGCTCGGGAATCAGCGGACTGATCTCGGGCAACTTGGCCGAACAACTGTTGCCTGGCATCCGCTGTTCGGTGATGGTCGTCAAATCGGCCGACTTGCCGGCGCAGTTGCAGGACTGCGACTGA